One genomic segment of Peromyscus leucopus breed LL Stock chromosome 23, UCI_PerLeu_2.1, whole genome shotgun sequence includes these proteins:
- the Ppp1r35 gene encoding protein phosphatase 1 regulatory subunit 35 isoform X1, with protein sequence MMGYEASELESMEGEEAVEAPGPAPEPRAPEPRAPEPEPEPGLDLSLSPSPLPESPERRGGSPGRRRGRRGGSRRGRQVSSGEAPDPCSPSVRDSAAHRSALYSQVRFHLAPSSPVRSEPLLASGAPSDDSAAPHELEAPALQSSLALSLELQHARAAVASGQFDASKAVEEQLRKSFQTRCVLEETVAEGLNVPRSKRLYRDLVSLQVPEEQVLNAALREKLAMLPSQPRAPPPKEVLGQGPDMTMLCNPDSLCYESPHLTVDGLPPLRLQARPRPSEDTFLMHRMLRRWEA encoded by the exons ATGATGGGCTACGAGGCGTCCGAGTTGGAGTCTATGGAGGGCGAAGAGGCCGTGGAGGCCCCGGGACCAGCCCCGGAGCCGCGAGCCCCGGAGCCGCGAGCCCCCGAGCCGGAGCCCGAGCCGGGCTTGGACTTGAGCCTGAGTCCGAGCCCGTTGCCCGAGAGTCCGGAGCGGCGGGGCGGCAGCCCGGGACGGCGGAGGGGGCGTCGGGGCGGCAGCCGGAGGGGGCGGCAGGTGAGCAGCGGCGAAGCCCCGGACCCCTGCTCGCCTAGCGTCCGGGACTCGGCCGCTCACCGTTCCGCCCTCTACTCCCAGGTTCGTTTTCACCTGGCGCCGTCCTCCCCGGTGCGGTCCGAGCCGCTGCTCGCCTCCGGTGCACCGAGCGACGATTCCGCGGCGCCGCACGAGCTGGAGGCGCCGGCCCTGCAGAGCAGCCTGGCTTTGAGTCTGGAGCTGCAGCATGCGCGCGCCGCCGTCGCCAGCGGCCAGTTTGATGCCTCGAAGGCGGTGGAGGAGCAGCTGAGAAAGTCGTTCCAGACCCGCTGCGTCCTGGAGGAGACCGTGGCGGAGG GGTTGAACGTGCCGCGCTCTAAGCGACTCTACCGAGACCTAGTGAGTCTGCAGGTGCCGGAGGAGCAGGTTCTGAACGCGGCGCTGAGGGAGAAGTTGGCGATGCTGCCGTCGCAGCCCCGAGCCCCGCCCCCGAAG GAGGTCCTCGGGCAGGGGCCAGACATGACCATGCTGTGCAACCCAGACTCTCTCTGTTACGAATCTCCGCACTTGACAGTGGACGGGCTGCCCCCGTTAAGGCTTCAAGCCCGGCCCCGCCCTTCAGAAGATACCTTTCTCATGCATCGGATGCTGAGGCGCTGGGAAGCGTAG
- the Ppp1r35 gene encoding protein phosphatase 1 regulatory subunit 35 isoform X2 produces MMGYEASELESMEGEEAVEAPGPAPEPRAPEPRAPEPEPEPGLDLSLSPSPLPESPERRGGSPGRRRGRRGGSRRGRQVRFHLAPSSPVRSEPLLASGAPSDDSAAPHELEAPALQSSLALSLELQHARAAVASGQFDASKAVEEQLRKSFQTRCVLEETVAEGLNVPRSKRLYRDLVSLQVPEEQVLNAALREKLAMLPSQPRAPPPKEVLGQGPDMTMLCNPDSLCYESPHLTVDGLPPLRLQARPRPSEDTFLMHRMLRRWEA; encoded by the exons ATGATGGGCTACGAGGCGTCCGAGTTGGAGTCTATGGAGGGCGAAGAGGCCGTGGAGGCCCCGGGACCAGCCCCGGAGCCGCGAGCCCCGGAGCCGCGAGCCCCCGAGCCGGAGCCCGAGCCGGGCTTGGACTTGAGCCTGAGTCCGAGCCCGTTGCCCGAGAGTCCGGAGCGGCGGGGCGGCAGCCCGGGACGGCGGAGGGGGCGTCGGGGCGGCAGCCGGAGGGGGCGGCAG GTTCGTTTTCACCTGGCGCCGTCCTCCCCGGTGCGGTCCGAGCCGCTGCTCGCCTCCGGTGCACCGAGCGACGATTCCGCGGCGCCGCACGAGCTGGAGGCGCCGGCCCTGCAGAGCAGCCTGGCTTTGAGTCTGGAGCTGCAGCATGCGCGCGCCGCCGTCGCCAGCGGCCAGTTTGATGCCTCGAAGGCGGTGGAGGAGCAGCTGAGAAAGTCGTTCCAGACCCGCTGCGTCCTGGAGGAGACCGTGGCGGAGG GGTTGAACGTGCCGCGCTCTAAGCGACTCTACCGAGACCTAGTGAGTCTGCAGGTGCCGGAGGAGCAGGTTCTGAACGCGGCGCTGAGGGAGAAGTTGGCGATGCTGCCGTCGCAGCCCCGAGCCCCGCCCCCGAAG GAGGTCCTCGGGCAGGGGCCAGACATGACCATGCTGTGCAACCCAGACTCTCTCTGTTACGAATCTCCGCACTTGACAGTGGACGGGCTGCCCCCGTTAAGGCTTCAAGCCCGGCCCCGCCCTTCAGAAGATACCTTTCTCATGCATCGGATGCTGAGGCGCTGGGAAGCGTAG